In Brachybacterium fresconis, the genomic stretch TTCGCCCACGATCGCAAGGGTGCGGCCCGCCTCGAGGGTGAGGTCGATGCCGCGCACGGCGGCCACCTCGGTGCGGCGGGAGGAGAAGGAGATGTGCAGGTCGGAGATCTCGAGCAGGGGAGCAGTGGTCATGACGTGTACGTCCTCGGATCGAAACGGTCGCGCACGGCGTCCCCGGCGATGTTGATCGACAGCACGGTCAGCAGCAGCGCGGTGCCCGGGAACACGGCGAGCCACCAGGCGGTGCCCATGTACAGCTGGCCGTCGGCCAGCATCGAGCCCCAGGTGGCGATCGTGGCGGGGATGCCGAGGCCGAGGAAGCTCAGCGCCGCCTCGGCGAGGATCACGGTGCCCACCTGGAGGGTGAGGATCGTGGCGAGGGGTCCGGTGACGTTCGGGAGCATGTGCCGGATCATGATGCGGTGCGCGGGCACGCCCATCACCTGGGCGGCCTCGACGAACTCGCGCGTGCGCAGGGACAGCACCTCGGAGCGCAGCACCCGGGCGTAGGAGACCCAGCCGGTGATTCCCAGCACCACGATCACGGTGGCGAGGCTCGGGCCCACGAAGCCGATCACGGCGAGGGCGAGCAGCAGGGTGGGGAAGGCGAGCTGCACGTCCGTCAGGCGCATGAGCAGACGGTCGGTCCAGCCACCCATGTAGCCGGCCATGATCCCGATCATCGAGCCGATCACGCCGGAGAGCAGCGCGGCGGTCACTCCCACGAGCACCGAGATCCGGCTGCCGATGACCAGGCGGGCCAGGACGTCCCGTCCCAGCTGGTCGGTGCCGAGCAGGTGCCCGTCGGTGCCGGGTGGGGAGAGGCGCTGCAGCAGGTCCTGCTCGCCGGGGTCGTCGACGAGCAGTGGGCCGATGAGCGCGAGCAGCACCACCAGGGCGAGGAAAGCGCCCGAGGCCAGCAGGGGGACGTCGAGGCGTCGACGTCGGTCGACCGACGGGCTGGATCCGTCAGCGGGTCCCGGTCCGTCAGCGGATTCGGCATGGGTGGGGGAGAGATCGGGAAGGGCGGTGGCGTTCATGCCTCGGTCCTCACACGGGGGTCGATGATCGCGTAGGAGAGGTCCACCAGCAGGTTCACCACGATGAATGTCACGGCGAAGAGCACCACGGTGCCCTGGACCAGCGGGAAGTCGCGGAAGCTGATGGCGTCGATCGTGAGCCGGCCGATGCCGGGCCAGTTGAAGATCTGCTCGGTGAGGATCGCTCCGCCCAGCAGTGCCCCGAGCTCGAGGCCCAGCACGGTGATCACGGGCATCGAGGCGTTGCGCAGGGAGTGGCCCAGCAGCACGCGGACTTCTCCGGCGCCCTTGGCACGGGCGGTGCGTACGTGGTCCTGGCCCATGACCTCGATGAGGGAGGAGCGCAGCAGGCGGGCGACGACGGCGACGGAGAAGATCGCGAGCGTCGTGGCGGGCAGGACGAGATGGGCCAGGGTGCCGTAACCCGCCGCGGGCAGAACCCTCAGCTGGACCCCGAACAGGAGGACCAGCAGGATGCCCACCCAGAACGCCGGAGTGGACTGGCCCACCAGCACCGCGCCCATCACCGTGCGGTCCACGCCGGTGCCGCGGCGCATCGCGGCGATCGATCCGGCGAGGAAGGCGACCACGACGGTGATCAGCAGTGCCGCCGCCGCGAGCAGGGCGGTCGCGGGGATGCGCTCGGCGATCAGGGAGGTGACCGGTTCCCGGTACAGCAGGGAGTCGCCGAGGTCCAGGCGCACCAGCCCGCCGAGGAAGTCGAGGTACTGCACGATCAGGGGTCGGTCCAGCCCCAGGGTGGCCTGCATCTGGGCGACCTGTTCAGGGTTCGCGTTCTCCGGGAGCAGCTGGGCGACGGGGTCGCCGGAGGCTCGCGAGAGGACGAAGACGACGGTGACGGCGGCCCACAGGACTCCGAGGGAGGAGAGCAGACGGGTGAGCGCGGCGCGGAGCAGGTGTCGACGCGAGGACGGGGCAGGTGACGTCGGGCTCGTCGTCGCGGTCGACGTCTCCGCCGACGGGGCGGACGACGGGGACGGTGCGGGTGAGGTGCTCATCGGGCGGTCTCCATCGCGAGCGTGCCGTTGACGTTGGGCTCCCAGGTGATCTCGCCGTTGGTCGCGAAGTCGAGGTCTGCCTGGTAGAGGAACAGGAACGGAGCCTCGTCGTGCAGCCACTGCTGCATCTCCTGGAGGGCTTCGAGCCGGGTATCGGGGTCGATGGTCTGCTCGATCGTGTCCATCAGAGCATCGGCATGGTCCGAGCGGATGCGGCTGCGCCGGCGGTCGGAGCGGATGTAGGACTGCAGCGTCGCGCCTCCGTCGAGGGTCCATCCCGTCGAGCCCGTGAGGTACATCGACCCCAGCGAGGAGGGGTCGTCGGATTCGAGGCGCTCGGCGAAGGTGCCGGGTTCGAGCAGCTCGAGGTCGAGCGTCACGCCGACGTCGCCGAGCATCCCGGCGAGGGCCTCGCAGACCAGCTGCTCCTTGTTCGAGGAGGTGAAGCGCAGCTCGATGCCGTCCGCGTGCCCGGCCTCGGCGAGCAGCTCCCGGGCGAGGTCCGGATCGCGCTCGGGCGGCGGGATGTCCGGCACGTAGCCGAATGCTTCCTGGGGCACGATGGTCGCCGCCTCGCGGCCGGAGTCGTTGAGCACTGCTTCGATGAGCAGCGGCACGTCCACGGCGTGGTTCAGGGCGCGGCGCACGCGCTCGTCGCGCAGGATCTCGTGCTCGGTGTCGAGCACGACGAAGTACATGCGGATCCCGGGGTACTTGTCCAGGGCGACGTCCTTGTAGCCCTCGAGCTGGAGGGCGGCCTCGGGGTCGAGCGCGGAGACCATGTCCACCACATCGCTCTGGATGCCGGCCAGCGCCGAGGCGGGATTGGGCATGGCCGTGAAGTGGAGCTCGTCGAAGGCGGGGCGGCCGTTCCAGTGCTCGGCGTTCGCCTCCAGGCGCAGCAGCTGGGCCTTGCGCCAGGAGACGAAGCGGAACGGGCCGGTGCCCACGGGCTGGGCGGCGAACTCCTCGTCCCCCACGTCCTCGAGGTAGCCGGGCGGGAGCATCACCCCGCCGAACAGCGAGACCTTCTCGGGGATCACGGGGTCGGGATCGGCCATGACGATGTCCACGGTGTGCTCATCGACGATCTCGACGTGGTCGACGGCGCGCAGCTCGATGATGGTCGATTCGGTCGCGGGGTCGATGAGCCGCTCGATCGAGAACTTCACGCTCGCGGCGTCGAAGGACTCCCCGTTGTGGAAGGTGACGCCTTCGCGGAGATGGAAGCGCCAGCGGTGCTCGTCGACGGCTTCCCACGATGTCGCCAGGCGCGGGACGAGTTCGTTGCTGCTGTCGCGCATCGTGAGGGTGTCGAAGATGTTGATGAGCACGTTCATGCCGTCCAAGCCGCTCTCGAGATGCGGATCGAGCCCCGTGGGCTCGCTCTTCTGGGCGATCCGCAGGGCGCGGGCATCGCCCGCTGCGGGCTCGCTCCCGCATCCGGCGGTGAGTGCGAGGGCGCCCAGCGCGGAACCGCCGGCCCCCAGACGCAACGCGTCACGGCGGGTGGGACGAGGCAGAGATGTCATGCGAGGTGCTCGCTCTCATCGTCGATGATGAATGCCATTGAATGGAATGTGCGTTCTGGTGAACGGAACGATGGTGGCTTACGCTAGTGGGCATGGGAGACGACGTCAACACCTCCGCGCGCAGCGTCGCGGACAAGGTCATGGCCCTGGTGCACGCCCTGGGCACGGCCGAGGAGCCGTTGCGTCTGGGGGCGTTGGCCGAGGTCAGCGGCACGAGCAAGGCCACGGCGCGGCGGCTGCTGCTGGACCTGTGCACGCAGGGCTATGCGCATTCGCCCGGGCGCGGCCTGTACCTTCCGGGCCCGCGCCTGCAGGGCCTGGCGGCTGCGGTGGTGCGCCACGACCCGCTCGGCGGGGTGATCGCGGAGTCTCTCGGCGCTCTCGCCCGGGCGACGGGCCACGTCGCGGCGCGCGTCGGCGTCGCCGACGGCCGGGCCGTGGTGCTGGGGCTCGAGAACCCCCAGCGACTGCCGCTCGCCCTGCAGGTGGGGGACGAGCTGCCGGGGCATCCGCTATGGGCCGACGACGCCGACTTCGGCGGGGTCGGCTCCGGGGCGGGACCCGGAACCCGGGTCGGATCGGCGACGGAGTCCCTCATGGAATACCCGACGGCGTCGACCTGGATGCTCGCCGCTCCCGCGAGCACTGATCGCACCACCTTCCTGGTGCTGGTGGGTCTCGCCTTCATGCGCCCGCAGGACGACACCGCCGCGCAGCTGCTCGCCGGGCACGCCCGCGCCCTCGGAGGGTCCCCGGAGGGTCTGCGCGATGTCGGCTGACGCGATGCCGGTCGACCTGATCGGACGCGACGTGCAGGACCTGTTGGGTCGGGCGCGGGGCGACGGCCAGTTCAGTGGCGCCGCCTGGGCCGTCGGCACGAGCGCCGGCGTGCAGCGCAGCGGCGAGGTGGGCACCTTCGCCCGCGACGAACATCGGCCGATCGGGCCCGACGCCCTGTTCGACCTGGCCTCGGTCACCAAGCCGATCGTGGGCCTCGCTCTGCTGAGACTGGTCGATCGCGGCGCGCTGGACCTCGATGCGACGGTGGGGGAGGTGCTCGAGGACTGGCCCGAGGGCCCGATGGCCCACGCCGACCTGCGGTCTCTGCTCACCCACACCTCGGGCGCCCCGGGACCCACCCCGCTGTGGCGGGAGCACGAAGGCCGCGCCGCGCTGCTGCAGGCGCTCGCTGAGCTGGAGTTCACCGCTTCCGGCAGCTGGCGCTACTCCTCGATGGGATTCATCGTTCTCGGACTCGTCGCGGAGCGTGTCGCCGGGATGTCCCTGGATCAGCTCGTGGCCCGGGAGATTACGGAACCGTTCGGTATGACGAGCACTGGCTACGGCCCGGTGCCCGCGGACCGCGCCGTCGCGACCGAGGACTGCCCCTGGCGCGGACATGTGGTGCGTGGCGAGGTGCACGACGAGAACGCCGTGGTGCTCGGCGGCATCGCCGGTCACGCGGGTCTGTTCGGCACCGCCGGAGACCTGGGCCTCCTCGGTGCTGGGCTGCTGCGCGGAGACCTGTTCACCCCGGGCATGGACCGGGCGATGCGGGGCGCTGATGACGGTCGCCCGCTCGGCTGGTGGCCGCGGGCGCAGTGCACCTACCTCGGAGACCATTTCGGCCCGAAGGCGTTCGGCCACACCGGGTTCACCGGGACCAGCCTGGTGATCGATCCCGATGCGGATCGCTGGTTCGTGCTGCTCACCAATCGCGTGCACCCCTCTCGGGAACCGCGGGGGTTCGACGTCGTGCGAACGGCGTTCCATGAGACCGCCGGCGGTGCCGCCCCCTGATCTGATCGTCGCCCGCGGCGCGGGCGCCCGGGCACCGGGAGCAGTGATCCCGGTACTGTGCTGAGGAGCCGGTCGCAGCCGCCCGGCCTCCGCGCACCGACCTCTCCGCGCGGGGATCTTCGACTTGTTGGGACGTCCCGTGGAACAGATGACCGTCGCCGGCCACTCCGAGCCCATCCCCACCTCGCCCGTCGCGGCACGCCTGCTGAACGAGCGGCTCGAGACGGCCCGCGAGAAGCGCGGCGACGAGGCGGCCGAGAATCTCGAACGGCTGGTCGGTGAGCGGATCGGAGCACTCCTCGAGGGTGGGATGCCCAGCATCGACTTCGCGACCATGCGCTCCATCGTCGACTTCGTGGAGACCCCCGAGGAGGAGGACACCGCTTCGGGCCTCGGACGCACGGTGCGGGGGATCCGGGAGAAGCTCTCGCAGCGGGGCGGGCCCGTCGGGGGCTGAGAACCGCCCGGCGAAGGGATCGGAATCGCGCCTGACCTCGCGGAGGCCGCTCGAGCAGGGATTCTCCATCACAACGTGGAAACCCACGGGTCGACATCGCGCCCGCGGTCTCCTATGCTCGCAGTTAGTCGAATAACCGCAGTCGTGGACAAGGGACGAAACGTGTCGCAGCGTCCGCCCTCCAG encodes the following:
- a CDS encoding ABC transporter permease; this encodes MNATALPDLSPTHAESADGPGPADGSSPSVDRRRRLDVPLLASGAFLALVVLLALIGPLLVDDPGEQDLLQRLSPPGTDGHLLGTDQLGRDVLARLVIGSRISVLVGVTAALLSGVIGSMIGIMAGYMGGWTDRLLMRLTDVQLAFPTLLLALAVIGFVGPSLATVIVVLGITGWVSYARVLRSEVLSLRTREFVEAAQVMGVPAHRIMIRHMLPNVTGPLATILTLQVGTVILAEAALSFLGLGIPATIATWGSMLADGQLYMGTAWWLAVFPGTALLLTVLSINIAGDAVRDRFDPRTYTS
- a CDS encoding ABC transporter permease, whose translation is MSTSPAPSPSSAPSAETSTATTSPTSPAPSSRRHLLRAALTRLLSSLGVLWAAVTVVFVLSRASGDPVAQLLPENANPEQVAQMQATLGLDRPLIVQYLDFLGGLVRLDLGDSLLYREPVTSLIAERIPATALLAAAALLITVVVAFLAGSIAAMRRGTGVDRTVMGAVLVGQSTPAFWVGILLVLLFGVQLRVLPAAGYGTLAHLVLPATTLAIFSVAVVARLLRSSLIEVMGQDHVRTARAKGAGEVRVLLGHSLRNASMPVITVLGLELGALLGGAILTEQIFNWPGIGRLTIDAISFRDFPLVQGTVVLFAVTFIVVNLLVDLSYAIIDPRVRTEA
- a CDS encoding ABC transporter substrate-binding protein, whose amino-acid sequence is MTSLPRPTRRDALRLGAGGSALGALALTAGCGSEPAAGDARALRIAQKSEPTGLDPHLESGLDGMNVLINIFDTLTMRDSSNELVPRLATSWEAVDEHRWRFHLREGVTFHNGESFDAASVKFSIERLIDPATESTIIELRAVDHVEIVDEHTVDIVMADPDPVIPEKVSLFGGVMLPPGYLEDVGDEEFAAQPVGTGPFRFVSWRKAQLLRLEANAEHWNGRPAFDELHFTAMPNPASALAGIQSDVVDMVSALDPEAALQLEGYKDVALDKYPGIRMYFVVLDTEHEILRDERVRRALNHAVDVPLLIEAVLNDSGREAATIVPQEAFGYVPDIPPPERDPDLARELLAEAGHADGIELRFTSSNKEQLVCEALAGMLGDVGVTLDLELLEPGTFAERLESDDPSSLGSMYLTGSTGWTLDGGATLQSYIRSDRRRSRIRSDHADALMDTIEQTIDPDTRLEALQEMQQWLHDEAPFLFLYQADLDFATNGEITWEPNVNGTLAMETAR
- a CDS encoding helix-turn-helix domain-containing protein; translated protein: MGDDVNTSARSVADKVMALVHALGTAEEPLRLGALAEVSGTSKATARRLLLDLCTQGYAHSPGRGLYLPGPRLQGLAAAVVRHDPLGGVIAESLGALARATGHVAARVGVADGRAVVLGLENPQRLPLALQVGDELPGHPLWADDADFGGVGSGAGPGTRVGSATESLMEYPTASTWMLAAPASTDRTTFLVLVGLAFMRPQDDTAAQLLAGHARALGGSPEGLRDVG
- a CDS encoding serine hydrolase domain-containing protein translates to MPVDLIGRDVQDLLGRARGDGQFSGAAWAVGTSAGVQRSGEVGTFARDEHRPIGPDALFDLASVTKPIVGLALLRLVDRGALDLDATVGEVLEDWPEGPMAHADLRSLLTHTSGAPGPTPLWREHEGRAALLQALAELEFTASGSWRYSSMGFIVLGLVAERVAGMSLDQLVAREITEPFGMTSTGYGPVPADRAVATEDCPWRGHVVRGEVHDENAVVLGGIAGHAGLFGTAGDLGLLGAGLLRGDLFTPGMDRAMRGADDGRPLGWWPRAQCTYLGDHFGPKAFGHTGFTGTSLVIDPDADRWFVLLTNRVHPSREPRGFDVVRTAFHETAGGAAP